The Rhipicephalus sanguineus isolate Rsan-2018 chromosome 7, BIME_Rsan_1.4, whole genome shotgun sequence genome includes a window with the following:
- the LOC119399764 gene encoding uncharacterized protein LOC119399764 isoform X2 — protein MEMPARSESTDGSGSSGRNGSNDTLPAADTWGSWHAAGETHNRCLQFRVKNGHARVSCLLCATPMGSPRWLVPFVGRRLPRELAKRLTQASEPEQVQAALCASLQAVHDAWLQSLEPTLSRRDELLQATDQGPGEASLAALEAELSSGCSLALAVVMDGEQLYVANLGRTRVLLLHGGEEPKLLTVEHSVDNADELARLARLGLDTDALTDEVLPVTRCLGAHPRRRRLSGPDPVSNEPELCGPLDVEPGWRLVFLSDGLCSALRISGIANQEANRLVAKLALQPGSAREALSQLLYRCELPASWPHELTLMVVSLCEEETPARAPPMSDGRVDPYVDFTPLINALEAAR, from the exons ATGGAAATGCCGGCCCGCTCTGAGAGCACCGATGGGTCCGGCTCCTCAGGGCGCAATGGCTCCAACGATACG CTACCAGCAGCCGACACGTGGGGCTCGTGGCATGCAGCGGGAGAGACTCACAACCGCTGTCTCCAGTTTCG GGTGAAAAATGGCCATGCCCGGGTGAGCTGCCTGCTCTGTGCCACCCCAATGGGCAGCCCCCGGTGGTTGGTCCCCTTTGTTGGACGCCGGCTGCCTCGAGAGCTGGCCAAGCGTCTTACACAGGCCTCGGAGCCAGAGCAG GTCCAGGCAGCGTTGTGTGCCAGCCTACAAGCAGTGCACGACGCTTGGCTGCAGAGCCTGGAGCCAACACTGAGTCGGCGAGACGAACTCCTCCAAGCGACAGACCAG GGTCCCGGAGAGGCGTCCCTGGCTGCCCTAGAAGCAGAGCTGTCATCAGGATGCTCCCTGGCCCTTGCAGTTGTCATGGATGGCGAGCAGCTGTACGTTGCCAACCTGG GACGCACACGAGTGTTGCTGCTACACGGAGGAGAAGAACCAAAGCTGCTGACAGTGGAGCACAGTGTGGACAATGCGGATGAGCTGGCTCGCCTTGCGAGGCTCGGACTGGACACTGATGCCCTCACCGATGAAGTTCTTCCCGTCACACGTTGCCTCGGTGCACACCCACGCCGGCGACGCCTCAGCGG GCCTGACCCAGTGTCAAACGAACCAGAATTGTGTGGCCCGCTGGATGTAGAGCCCGGTTGGCGACTTGTCTTCCTTTCGGATGGCCTCTGTTCAGCCCTAAGGATTTCAGGAATCGCGAACCAG GAGGCAAACCGACTGGTTGCAAAGCTGGCCTTGCAGCCCGGCAGTGCCCGAGAGGCATTGTCTCAACTGCTTTACCGTTGTGAGCTGCCGGCTAGCTGGCCCCATGAGCTTACACTCATG GTGGTGTCGCTCTGCGAGGAGGAGACTCCGGCTCGTGCACCTCCCATGTCTGACGGTCGTGTGGATCCGTACGTCGACTTCACACCCCTCATTAATGCCCTGGAGGCAGCACGCTGA
- the LOC119399767 gene encoding zinc finger HIT domain-containing protein 3: MAGEQSRCGVCSSGEPRYRCPRCLTRYCSCDCYRSHKQEEGRCREPDVPAPAENGEQEPGYRYPTPHTVPPEALRRLRDSEAVLETLRNVHVRNLLRDLDRSKDPERMLDSLMREPIFLEFANACLDAVGVEEE, from the coding sequence ATGGCTGGCGAACAGTCGCGCTGCGGCGTGTGCAGTAGCGGCGAACCGCGGTATCGTTGTCCGCGCTGCCTCACGCGGTATTGCTCCTGCGACTGCTACCGCAGTCACAAGCAAGAGGAGGGCCGTTGCCGCGAGCCGGACGTGCCTGCACCGGCAGAGAACGGCGAGCAAGAACCCGGGTACCGGTACCCGACTCCGCACACAGTACCACCGGAGGCGTTGCGCCGCTTGCGCGATTCCGAGGCCGTTCTGGAGACCCTTCGCAACGTGCATGTGCGCAATCTGCTTCGAGACCTGGACCGTAGCAAGGACCCCGAACGCATGCTCGACTCTTTGATGCGGGAGCCGATCTTCCTGGAATTCGCGAACGCTTGCCTGGACGCCGTTGGCGTCGAGGAAGAGTAA
- the LOC119399763 gene encoding uncharacterized protein LOC119399763 yields MMAKQVLTFSPPTKAVEGEAAVETLLLQPFAKPPQVTFENVPANRDAVRKLRVLNTTNAEQLVRLGVPQGKGFTADTEVFKVLPGQSQMVTFTWKPGEKDTAARVAVSVSTDKGVRSQFVLLGTVRQEARPRINKKGAPRSSILASSQKPNLTPGPPKKDLAKLPKNALPNTVQLTGKAASTPRITVPLDFKTRAKKRTGCKNVRNATAQSTAPIRQASSSSCASSTRPRADGQRFCRPHQTAPNKPTNNARPGTCAAQAVVSLTAHPSNKIEQKKPETETVSSEGIRRETFIGGINIPENMNHFSDGSHSHGGADQAQQFVSVTGVFNDMSLPNEPGDFKLQGETFCRGPNSHLQTTVNATFEDSLEPGSVAFEDSLNVETKDSANLEEAVRIGEGSDPTQNDTFELDLSARMEMLYQQINERQACSGARENVTDCAGPEQLDTSAYLLSLYDELCETKSKALLYSPSLVDKAFPEAMLHERRCSSPKLLENAVRDDSLEDLIQRLELGVCDGSLFRMTQTCADGASVDGHSCIEDSLSVDVSGIPGKPGNES; encoded by the exons ATGATGGCCAAACAGGTGCTCACTTTCTCGCCGCCTACCAAAGCGGTCGAAGGCGAAGCAGCAGTGGAGACGCTGCTCCTTCAACCCTTCGCTAAGCCGCCTCAGGTCACCTTTGAGAACGTCCCCGCAAACCGCGACGCCGTGCGCAAACTGCGGGTTCTGAACACGACAAACGCCGAGCAACTTGTGAGGCTGGGCGTGCCGCAAGGCAAAGGATTCACCGCTGACACTGAAGTGTTCAAGGTGCTTCCCGGACAGTCACAGATGGTCACCTTCACCTGGAAGCCTGGCGAGAAGGACACTGCTGCCCGGGTGGCTGTCTCGGTGTCCACGGACAAAGGTGTCAGGAGCCAGTTCGTCTTGCTCGGAACAGTCAGACAGGAGGCACGGCCACGAATAAATAAG AAAGGAGCGCCGAGGTCGAGCATACTCGCATCTTCGCAGAAGCCTAACCTGACCCCTGGGCCTCCCAAGAAGGATCTTGCGAAGTTGCCTAAAAATGCCTTGCCAAACACAGTGCAGCTTACCGGGAAAGCTGCCTCTACTCCGAGGATCACCGTCCCCTTGGATTTCAAAACACGTGCGAAGAAGCGCACCGGTTGTAAGAACGTGCGCAACGCAACCGCACAATCGACAGCGCCCATCAGGCAGGCTTCCTCGAGCTCATGTGCAAGTAGCACCCGCCCGAGAGCCGACGGCCAGCGCTTTTGCCGTCCCCATCAAACCGCTCCAAACAAACCCACAAACAATGCTCGTCCTGGGACCTGCGCTGCTCAGGCTGTGGTTTCTCTCACGGCACATCCCTCTAATAAAATTGAGCAAAAGAAACCTGAAACCGAGACTGTCTCATCAGAAGGAATCAGGAGAGAAACATTCATCGGTGGCATCAATATTCCCGAAAATATGAACCACTTCTCTGATGGCAGTCACAGTCACGGCGGGGCTGACCAAGCTCAGCAGTTCGTGTCAGTCACTGGAGTTTTTAATGACATGTCTCTTCCGAATGAACCTGGTGACTTCAAGCTCCAAGGAGAGACGTTTTGCAGAGGACCCAATTCGCATCTCCAGACAACTGTTAATGCTACATTTGAAGACAGTTTGGAGCCCGGAAGTGTGGCATTTGAAGACAGTTTGAATGTCGAGACCAAGGATTCGGCTAACTTAGAGGAAGCGGTTCGTATCGGCGAAGGAAGCGACCCCACTCAGAATGACACCTTCGAGCTCGACCTGAGTGCACGTATGGAAATGCTGTACCAGCAGATAAATGAGAGGCAAGCCTGCAGTGGCGCTCGGGAAAATGTGACGGATTGCGCTGGCCCTGAGCAGCTGGACACGAGCGCTTACTTGTTGTCACTTTACGACGAACTGTGCGAGACAAAATCCAAGGCCCTCCTGTACAGTCCGTCGCTGGTGGACAAAGCTTTTCCCGAAGCGATGCTACACGAACGCCGCTGCTCGTCGCCCAAGCTCCTGGAGAATGCAGTCCGAGATGACTCCCTGGAAGACCTAATTCAACGACTTGAGCTTGGCGTGTGCGACGGTTCGCTGTTCAGGATGACCCAGACTTGCGCTGATGGCGCGTCAGTTGATGGTCACTCTTGCATCGAAGACTCTCTCTCTGTGGATGTCAGCGGCATCCCGGGTAAGCCGGGAAATGAATCCTGA
- the LOC119399764 gene encoding uncharacterized protein LOC119399764 isoform X1, with protein sequence MEMPARSESTDGSGSSGRNGSNDTLPAADTWGSWHAAGETHNRCLQFRVKNGHARVSCLLCATPMGSPRWLVPFVGRRLPRELAKRLTQASEPEQVQAALCASLQAVHDAWLQSLEPTLSRRDELLQATDQGPGEASLAALEAELSSGCSLALAVVMDGEQLYVANLGRTRVLLLHGGEEPKLLTVEHSVDNADELARLARLGLDTDALTDEVLPVTRCLGAHPRRRRLSGFVHYHAPSCVPDPVSNEPELCGPLDVEPGWRLVFLSDGLCSALRISGIANQEANRLVAKLALQPGSAREALSQLLYRCELPASWPHELTLMVVSLCEEETPARAPPMSDGRVDPYVDFTPLINALEAAR encoded by the exons ATGGAAATGCCGGCCCGCTCTGAGAGCACCGATGGGTCCGGCTCCTCAGGGCGCAATGGCTCCAACGATACG CTACCAGCAGCCGACACGTGGGGCTCGTGGCATGCAGCGGGAGAGACTCACAACCGCTGTCTCCAGTTTCG GGTGAAAAATGGCCATGCCCGGGTGAGCTGCCTGCTCTGTGCCACCCCAATGGGCAGCCCCCGGTGGTTGGTCCCCTTTGTTGGACGCCGGCTGCCTCGAGAGCTGGCCAAGCGTCTTACACAGGCCTCGGAGCCAGAGCAG GTCCAGGCAGCGTTGTGTGCCAGCCTACAAGCAGTGCACGACGCTTGGCTGCAGAGCCTGGAGCCAACACTGAGTCGGCGAGACGAACTCCTCCAAGCGACAGACCAG GGTCCCGGAGAGGCGTCCCTGGCTGCCCTAGAAGCAGAGCTGTCATCAGGATGCTCCCTGGCCCTTGCAGTTGTCATGGATGGCGAGCAGCTGTACGTTGCCAACCTGG GACGCACACGAGTGTTGCTGCTACACGGAGGAGAAGAACCAAAGCTGCTGACAGTGGAGCACAGTGTGGACAATGCGGATGAGCTGGCTCGCCTTGCGAGGCTCGGACTGGACACTGATGCCCTCACCGATGAAGTTCTTCCCGTCACACGTTGCCTCGGTGCACACCCACGCCGGCGACGCCTCAGCGGGTTTGTGCATTACCATGCGCCGTCTTGTGT GCCTGACCCAGTGTCAAACGAACCAGAATTGTGTGGCCCGCTGGATGTAGAGCCCGGTTGGCGACTTGTCTTCCTTTCGGATGGCCTCTGTTCAGCCCTAAGGATTTCAGGAATCGCGAACCAG GAGGCAAACCGACTGGTTGCAAAGCTGGCCTTGCAGCCCGGCAGTGCCCGAGAGGCATTGTCTCAACTGCTTTACCGTTGTGAGCTGCCGGCTAGCTGGCCCCATGAGCTTACACTCATG GTGGTGTCGCTCTGCGAGGAGGAGACTCCGGCTCGTGCACCTCCCATGTCTGACGGTCGTGTGGATCCGTACGTCGACTTCACACCCCTCATTAATGCCCTGGAGGCAGCACGCTGA